In Arachis stenosperma cultivar V10309 chromosome 1, arast.V10309.gnm1.PFL2, whole genome shotgun sequence, one DNA window encodes the following:
- the LOC130983285 gene encoding uncharacterized protein LOC130983285, with translation MMFVRMPRKPRYNIIREPPKDAGTNAGTEEATISVSHCVKVESTTRGAQTSREQPRDRAPPISSTANRAPTTRMNEPFRAPRIDHSNAQSSTENDPQTPTDNIETRHCAEVADRELEDEDYDPEADEVPLFDDHIDDLFAVQEVEGQHNNKKAKDTDFWEVIVIEDGVRKVSKLSVKEAIALPSNTKIELPFNSQLQPIGQRVFHYEDDAGGKIKSDMLKRIGKNWKDTRNHLFHMCYKQIRTYEENLKHHPAGIDKNDWKKFVDYRLKEETQKKCKQNALNRSKQLYTHIGGSKTLARKKDEVEAIANVERQDGSSKHLSQNDSLSQVLGKEHPGRVRVLGAGPCPTQVFGNAAGQPLGSAESNAEDKRMIVELTAKLEEERVKRQLIHKVLGYVVQQLGGNLPIEIAVEMASLGGTLDSSCAGPFSSGNQDPQQKS, from the exons ATGAT GTTTGTAAGGATGCCTAGGAAACCAAGGTATAACATTATACGGGAACCCCCGAAAGATGCTGGAACTAATGCCGGTACTGAAGAGGCAACGATTAGT GTTTCACATTGTGTTAAGGTTGAGTCTACGACTAGAGGAGCTCAGACATCACGGGAGCAACCACGTGATAGGGCTCCTCCGATTTCATCCACAGCTAACAGAGCTCCGACAACCCGTATGAATGAACCATTTCGTGCACCTCGCATCGATCATAGTAATGCACAGTCGAGTACTGAAAATGACCCTCAAACTCCAACGGACAACATAGAGACTCGGCATTGCGCTGAAGTGGCTGATCGTGAATTGGAGGATGAGGATTATGACCCAGAGGCGGATGAAGTTCCGTTGTTTGATGACCACATTGACGACTTGTTTGCTGTCCAAGAAGTCGAAGGTCAGCATAACAATAAGAAAGCCAAAGATACAGATTTCTGGGAAGTTATTGTTATCG AGGACGGCGTGAGAAAAGTTTCTAAGCTGAGCGTGAAGGAGGCTATAGCCCTCCCTTCCAATACAAAGATAGAACTGCCATTTAACAGTCAGCTGCAACCGATTGGTCAG CGGGTCTTTCACTATGAGGACGATGCCGGAGGAAAAATAAAGAGCGATATGTTGAAGAGGATAGGAAAGAACTGGAAGGATACAAGGAACCACTTGTTTCATATGTGTTACAAACAAATTCGGACTTATGAGGAAAATCTCAAGCATCACCCTGCAGGAATAGACAAAAATGATTGGAAAAAGTTCGTTGACTATCGCCTAAAAGAAGAAACACAG AAAAAGTGTAAACAGAACGCTTTAAATCGGAGCAAGCAACTTTACACACATATTGGGGGCTCCAAAACATTGGCAAGAAAAAAAGACGAAGTG GAAGCAATTGCGAATGTTGAAAGGCAGGATGGATCCTCTAAGCACCTTTCACAAAATGACTCGCTATCACAAGTTCTCGGAAAGGAGCACCCAGGACGAGTTCGTGTTCTAGGTGCTGGACCATGTCCCACCCAAGTCTTTGGTAATGCGGCTGGACAACCGTTGGGTTCTGCAGAGTCAAATGCAGAGGATAAGAGGATGATTGTAGAATTGACGGCTAAGCTAGAAGAAGAGCGGGTGAAGAGACAGTTAATACATAAGGTCTTGGGATATGTAGTCCAACAGTTAGGAGGCAATTTGCCAATTGAGATTGCTGTAGAGATGGCTTCTTTGGGCGGTACACTAGACTCTTCATGCGCAGGGCCATTTTCATCTGGCAATCAAGACCCACAACAAAAATCTTGA